In Paractinoplanes brasiliensis, the following proteins share a genomic window:
- a CDS encoding class I SAM-dependent methyltransferase, translating into MSFLVEFMRNPLTVGAVQASGSALAEVATATVPATGSPVVLELGPGTGAFTAPVQRRLAGSGRHIAIELNPRFAAKLAMLHPAVDVVTGNAAALRGVLAQRGVDSVDVVISGLPWAAFDRKLQQDVLSEVVAVMHPAGVFTTFAYVHARWAPPARRLLRSLQDRFEEVVVSRTVWKNLPPALVYFCRRPVPVTTEERRDSAVAASGSADGQTFH; encoded by the coding sequence GTGTCGTTTCTTGTCGAATTCATGCGCAACCCCCTGACTGTGGGCGCCGTCCAAGCAAGCGGCTCGGCACTGGCAGAGGTGGCCACGGCGACGGTACCTGCGACGGGCTCTCCGGTCGTCCTGGAGCTCGGTCCCGGTACGGGCGCCTTCACCGCACCTGTTCAACGGCGCCTGGCGGGATCCGGTCGGCACATCGCGATCGAGCTCAACCCCCGGTTCGCCGCCAAGTTGGCCATGCTGCATCCGGCGGTGGATGTCGTGACCGGGAACGCCGCAGCCCTGCGCGGGGTGCTGGCACAGCGGGGCGTCGACTCCGTCGACGTGGTGATCAGCGGCCTGCCTTGGGCGGCTTTCGACCGGAAGCTGCAACAGGATGTCTTGTCAGAGGTTGTCGCCGTCATGCATCCGGCCGGGGTCTTCACCACGTTCGCCTACGTTCACGCCCGCTGGGCGCCGCCGGCTCGGCGGCTGTTGCGCTCTCTTCAGGATCGTTTCGAGGAAGTTGTCGTCAGCCGGACGGTCTGGAAGAACCTGCCGCCGGCATTGGTCTACTTCTGCCGTCGGCCTGTCCCGGTGACCACTGAAGAGAGGCGCGACTCCGCGGTTGCGGCGTCAGGTTCCGCCGACGGCCAGACCTTCCACTGA